The following are encoded together in the Scomber scombrus chromosome 7, fScoSco1.1, whole genome shotgun sequence genome:
- the LOC133983972 gene encoding cathepsin K-like, protein MLLCTSALLLVVSDLGFCQDEASLDDQWEQWKIKHGRHYNEEEYRRAIWEENKLKIEAHNQEAEQGKHSYRMGMNFFGDMTSKEMAEKMTYHGEHPSNVRFDTEEKVDNGTFLPKSIDYRKRGMVTRVKNQGNCESCWAFSAAGALEGQLAKKTGQLLDLSVQNLIDCVTESDGCDGGLMTDAFEYVQDNGLNSEEVYPYAGKKQRCRYNRSAIAAQCKGFNRTQKWNESALAKALYEVGPVSVAINSSFKFMYYDSGVFYNPECDKDYVDHAMLLVGYGETAEGLKYWIVKNSYGESWGEEGYFRIVRDHGNHCGIASDASYPLM, encoded by the exons ATGTTGCTGTGTACCTCTGCATTGTTGTTGGTGGTCTCAGATCTGGGTTTTTGTCAGGATGAAGCCTCTCTAGATGACCAGTGGGAACAGTGGAAAATCAAACATGGAAGACACTACAAT GAAGAGGAATATCGGAGAGCCATCTGGGAGGAGAACAAGTTAAAGATTGAAGCCCACAACCAGGAAGCAGAACAGGGAAAACACTCCTACAGAATGGGGATGAACTTCTTTGGTGACATG ACCTCCAAGGAAATGGCTGAAAAGATGACTTACCATGGAGAACATCCATCAAATGTAagattt GACACAGAAGAAAAGGTTGACAATGGGACTTTCCTACCAAAGTCTATTGACTACCGCAAGAGAGGCATGGTGACTCGAGTCAAGAACCAG GGAAACTGTGAATCCTGTTGGGCATTCAGTGCTGCAGGGGCCCTCGAGGGCCAATTAGCCAAGAAGACAGGCCAGCTGCTGGACCTCAGTGTTCAGAACCTGATCGACTGTGTCACAGAGAGTGATGGCTGCGATGGAGGATTAATGACAGATGCCTTCGAATATGTGCAAGATAATGGCCTCAACTCTGAGGAGGTCTACCCGTATGCTGGAAAG AAGCAACGGTGCCGCTACAACCGATCAGCCATTGCAGCCCAGTGCAAAGGCTTTAACAGGACACAAAAATGGAATGAAAGTGCACTGGCTAAAGCTCTGTATGAAGTGGGTCCTGTGTCTGTGGCCATCAACAGCAGCTTTAAGTTCATGTACTACGACAGTG GTGTTTTCTACAACCCTGAGTGTGACAAAGACTACGTTGACCACGCCATGCTGTTAGTGGGCTACGGAGAGACTGCAGAGGGTCTGAAATACTGGATTGTCAAGAACAG CTATGGGGAGTCCTGGGGGGAAGAGGGCTACTTTCGGATCGTACGCGACCACGGTAACCACTGTGGAATCGCCAGTGACGCCAGCTATCCGCTCATGtga
- the LOC133983295 gene encoding NLR family CARD domain-containing protein 3-like has protein sequence MLLEENVITLVKDELKKFQKVLSPDYTECLERKEEDEDVLHSKEEEEQRRSSRESLLKITLWFLRRMKQEKLADRLQRAHAAVCQHKLKSNLKKKLQCLFEGIAKAGHPALLNQIYTPLYITQGWTAEVSDEHEVRQIETASRKQVRPETTIRQEDIFKAPPGRDEPIRTVMTKGVAGIGKTVLTQKFTLDWAEDKANKDILFTFPFTFRKLNVLKEKKFSLVELVHHFFTETKEAGICRFEEFQVVFIFDGLDESRLPLDFHNNEILTDVTESTSLDVLLTNLITGNLLPSARLWITTRPAAANQIPSVCVDMVTGVIGFTNQQKEEYFRKRFRDEKHASTIISHIKTSQSLHIMCHIPVFCWITATVLEDVLKSRERGELPQTLTEMYIHFLVVQSKLKNLKYDGGADTDPHWTPKTGNMIESLGKLAFEQLQKGNLIFYESDLIECAIDIRAASVYSGVFTQVFKEERGLYQYKVFCFVHLSVQEFLAALHVHLTFIKTGVNLLAEKQTTSWSFTSKWTDFYQTAVDKALQSTNGHLDLFLRFLVGLSLQTNQTLLRGLLAQTGSSSQITQETVEYIKKKISENLSVEKSINLFHCLNEVKDHSLVEKIQQHLRSGSICTDKLSPAEWSALGFMLLSSEEDLDVFDLKKYAASDEALLRLLPVVKASRKALLSCCNLSEISCTALASVLSSPSSSLRELDLSNNELQDSGVKELCGGLESPHCTLETLRLSGCLITKKGSASLDSALNSNPSHLKELDLSYNHPGESGEKLLSVRKENPHWRLDTLRMDHGGSQSMKSGLRKYACELTLDTNTANRRLVLSDHNRKVVVGREKQPYPDHSERFDYWRQILCTDGLTGRCYWEVEWEGQVFMAVTYKGIKRRGEGHDSCLGRNNQSWSLCCSDGGYSSLHNNRRISLHTPPNKRVGVYLDWPAGTLSFYNVSSDKLIHLQTFQTTFTEPVYPAFRFKTETYKMSVYLCEI, from the exons ATG CTTCTTGAGGAGAACGTCATCACTTTGGTAAAGGACGAACTAAAGAAGTTCCAGAAAGTTCTGAGTCCAGATTACACAGAATGCttggagaggaaagaggaggatgaagatgtgTTGCACagtaaggaggaggaggagcagaggaggagcagcagagagtcacttctgaagatcacactgtggttcctgaggagaatgaagcaagAGAAGCTGGCTGACCGTCTGCAAA GAGCTCATGCTGCAGTGTGCCAACATAAACTCAAATCTAACCTGAAGAAGAAGttacagtgtctgtttgaggggatcgcaaAAGCAGGACACCCAGctcttctgaatcagatctataCACCACTCTACATCACACAGGGATGGACTGCAGAAGTCAGTGATGAACATGAagtcagacagattgaaaccgCATCCAGGAAACAAGTCAGACCAGAAACAAccatcagacaagaagacatcttcaAAGCcccacctggaagagatgaaccaatcagaacagtgatgacaaagggagtggctggcattgggaaaacagtcttaacacagaagttcactctggactgggctgaagacaaagccaacaaGGACATATtgttcacatttccattcactttcagaaaGCTGAATGTGCTCAAAGAGAAGAAGttcagcttggtggaacttgttcatcacttctttactgaaaccaaagaagcaggaatatgcaggtttgaagagttccaggttgtgttcatctttgacggcctggatgagtctcgacttcctctggacttccacaacaatgagatcttgactgatgttacagagtccacctcactggatgtgctgctgacaaacctcattaCAGGGAacctgcttccctctgctcgcctctggataaccacacgacctgcagcagccaatcagatcccatctgtgtgtgttgacatgGTGACAGGGGTCATAGGGTTCACTAATcaacagaaggaggagtacttcaggaagagattcagagatgagaagcatgccagcaccatcatctcccacatcaagacatcacaaagcctccacatcatgtgccacatcccagtcttctgctggatcactgctacagttctggaggatgtgttgaaaagcagagagagaggagagctgcctcagaccctgactgagatgtacatccacttcttggtggttcagtccaaactgaagaacttaaagtatgatggaggagctgatacagatccacactggactCCCAAGACCGGAAacatgattgagtctctgggaaaactggcttttgagcagctgcagaaaggcaacctgatcttctatgaatcagacctgataGAGTGTgccatcgatatcagagcagcctcagtgtactcaggagtgttcacacaggtatttaaagaggagagagggctgtaccagtacaaggtgttctgcttcgtccatctgagcgttcaggagtttctggctgctcttcatgtccatctgacattcatcaagactggagtcaatctgctggcagaaaAGCAAACAACATCCTGGTCGTTCACAAGCAAATGGACAGATTTCTACCAGACTGCTGTGGACAAGGCCTTACAGAGTACAAATGGACATCTGGACTTGTTCTTGCGCTTCCTcgtgggtctttcactgcagaccaatcagactctccttcGAGGTCTGCTggcacagacaggaagcagttCACAGATTACCCAGGAAACAGTTGaatacatcaagaagaagatcagtgagaatctgTCTGTAGAGAAAAGCATCAATTTGTTCCACTGCCTGAATGAAGTGAAGGATCACTCTCTAGTGGAGAAGATCCAACAgcacctgagatcaggaagtatctgcacagataaactgtctcctgctgaGTGGTCAGCTCTGGGGTTCATGTTATTGTCATCAGAAGAAGATCttgacgtgtttgacctgaagaaatacgcTGCTTCAGatgaggctcttctgaggctgctgccagtggtcaaagcttCCAGAAAAGCTCT GCTGAGCTGTTGTAACCTCTCGGAGATAAGTTGTACAGCTTTGGCCTCAGTTCTCAGTTCCccgtcctctagtctgagagagctggacctgagtaacaacgagctgcaggattcaggagtgaaggaGCTCTGTggtggactggagagtccacactgtacactggaaactctcag gctgtCTGGCTGCCTGATCACAAAGAAAGGAAGTGCATCTCTGGACTCAGCTCTgaactccaacccctcccaccTGAAGGAGCTGGACTTGAgttacaatcatccaggagagtCAGGAGAGAAGCTGCTTTCTGTTAGAAAGGAgaatccacactggagactggacacactcag gatggaccatggtggGTCACAGTCAATGAAAtctggtctgaggaagt atgcctgtgaactcactctggacacaaacacagccaaCAGAAGACTCGTACTGTCTGACCACAACAgaaaggtggtggtggggagagAGAAGCAGCCATATCCTGATCATTCAGAGAGGTTTGACTACTGGAGACAGATTCTGTGTACAGAtggtctgactggtcgctgttactgggaggtcgagtgggaAGGACAGGTCTTCATGGCAGTGACTTACAAAGGAatcaagaggagaggagaaggtcATGACAGCTGTCTTGGAAGAAACAATCAGTCGTGGAGTCTGTGCTGCTCTGATGGAGGTTACTCCAGCCTGCACAATAACAGAAGAATATCCTTACATACCCCCCCCAACAAAAGAGTTGGCGTGTACCTGGACTggcctgctggcactctgtccttctacaacGTGTCCTCTGACAAGCTTATCCACCTTCAAACCTTCCAAACCACATTCACTGAGCCGGTCTACCCTGCTTTCAGGTTTAAGACTGAAACATATAAGATgtcagtgtatttgtgtgagatATAG
- the LOC133983971 gene encoding protein NLRC3-like translates to MAALVNQETSEVSSNLDSIFTLLEKSIVGFVKNELKEFQRVLSLGCPTCFESQGEDEEVADIEKEEQKSSKEAFLKITLQFLRRMKQDELADRLQNRAHAAVCQRKLKSNMMKKFQCLFEGIAKAGNPALLNQIYTPLYITEGGTAEVNDEHEVRQIETASRKPTTPETTIRQEDIFKAPPGRDEPIRTVMTKGVAGIGKTVLTQKFTLDWAEDKANQDIDFTFPFSFRELNVLKEKRFSLVELVHHFFTETKEAGIYRFEEFQVVFIFDGLDESRLPLDFHNSEILTDVTESTSVDVLLTNLIRGKLLPSARLWITTRPAAANQIPPECVSMVTEVRGFTDPQKEEYFRKRFRDEEQASTIISHIKTSRSVHIMCHMPVFCWITATVLENVLKSRAGGELPQTLTEMYIHFLVVQSKLKNFKYDGGADTDPHWTPETRKMIESLGKLAFEQLQKGNLIFYESDLTECGIDIRAASVCSGVFTQVFKEERGLYQDKVFCFVHLSLQEFLAALHVHLTFINSGVNLLAEEQKSSWWSKVLTRKWEHIYQTAVDVALQSPNGHLDLFLRFLLGLSLQTNQTLLRGLLTQTGSSSQITQETVEYIKKKISENLSAERSINLFHCLNELKDHSLVEEIQQHLRSGHLCTDKLSPAQWSALGFILLSSEENLNVFDLKKYSASDKALLRLIPVVKTSRKALLSCCNLSERSCAALASVLSSQSSSLRELDLSNNDLQDSGVKELCSGLESPHCTLETLSSAPV, encoded by the exons ATGGCTGCACT TGTTAACCAAGAAACATCAGAGGTCTCCAGTAatctggactccatatttacg CTTCTTGAGAAGAGCATTGTTGGCTTTGTGAAGAATGAGCTTAAGGAGTTCCAGAGGGTTCTGAGTCTGGGTTGCCCAACATGCTTTGAGAGCCAAGGTGAGGACGAGGAAGTGGCAGATATTGAAAAAGAAGAGCAGAAGAGCAGCAaagaggcatttctgaagatcacactgcagttcctgaggagaatgaagcaggatgAGCTGGCTGACCGTCTGCAGAACA gAGCTCATGCTGCTGTGTGCCAACGTAAACTCAAATCTAACATGATGAAGAAGtttcagtgtctgtttgaggggattgctaaagcaggaaacccagctcttctgaatcagatctataCACcactctacatcacagagggaggaacTGCAGaagtcaatgatgaacatgaagtcagacagattgaaacagcatccaggaaaccaacCACACCAGAAACAAccatcagacaagaagacatcttcaAAGCcccacctggaagagatgaaccaatcagaacagtgatgacaaagggagtggctggcattgggaaaacagtcttaacacagaagttcactcttgactgggctgaagacaaagccaaccaggacatagacttcacatttccattctctttcagagagctgaatgtgctgaaagagaaaaggttcagtttggtggaacttgttcatcacttctttactgaaaccaaagaagcaggaatctacaggtttgaagagtttcaggttgtgttcatctttgatgGTCTGGATGAGTCTCGACTTCcactggacttccacaacagtgagatcctgactgatgttacagagtccacctcagtggatgtgctgctgacaaacctcatcagggggaaactgcttccttctgctcgcctctggataaccacacgacctgcagcagccaatcagatccctcctgagtgtgttagcatggtgacagaggtcagagggttcactgacccacagaaggaggagtacttcaggaagagattcagagatgaggagcaggccagcaccatcatctcccacatcaagacatcacgaagcgtccacatcatgtgccacatgccagtcttctgctggatcactgctacagtactggaaaatgtgttgaaaagcagagcgggaggagagctgccccagaccctgactgagatgtacattcacttcctggtggttcagtccaaactgaagaacttCAAGTATGACGGAGGAGCTGatacagatccacactggactCCTGAGACCAgaaagatgattgagtctctgggaaaactggcttttgagcagctgcagaaaggcaacctgatcttctatgaatcagacctgacagagtgtggcatcgatatcagagcagcctcagtgtgctcaggagtgttcacacaggtctttaaagaggagagagggctgtaccaggacaaagtgttctgcttcgtccatctgagccttcaggagtttctggctgctcttcatgtccatctgacattcatcaactctggagtcaatctgctggcagaagaACAAAAATCATCCTGGTGGTCTAAAGTACTCACACGCAAATGGGAACATATATACCAGACTGCTGTGGATGTGGCCTTacagagtccaaatggacacctggacttgttcctgcgcttcctcctgggtctttcactgcagaccaatcagactctccttcgaggtctgctgacacagacaggaagcagttCACAAATTACCCAGGAAACAgtcgagtacatcaagaagaagatcagtgagaatctgtctgcagagagaagcatcaatctgttccactgccTGAATGAGTTGAAGGATCactctctagtggaggagatccaacagcaCCTGAGATCAGGACATCTCtgcacagataaactgtctcctgctcagtggtcagctctggggttcattttattgtcatcagAAGAAAATCTGaatgtgtttgacctgaagaaatactctgcttcagataaggctcttctgaggctgatACCAGTGGTCAAAACTTCCAGAAAAGCTCT GTTGAGTTGCTGTAACTTGTCAGAGAGAAGTTGTGCAGCTTTGGcatcagttctcagctcccagtcctccagtctgagagagctggacctgagtaacaacgacctgcaggattcaggagtgaaggaGCTCTGCagtggactggagagtccacactgtacactggaaactctcag CTCAGCTCCTGTTTGA